One window of Sinorhizobium numidicum genomic DNA carries:
- a CDS encoding DUF779 domain-containing protein, protein MTNEGGEPRVLATDAAIGLIREIRRDHPDILFHQSGGCCDGSSPMCYPADDYIVGDNDVKLGEIDGVPVYISASQFDVWKHTQVIIDVVPGRGGMFSLDNGREKRFLTRSRLFGGEACALPPRG, encoded by the coding sequence ATGACGAACGAAGGAGGAGAGCCGCGCGTACTCGCGACCGACGCGGCGATCGGCCTGATCCGCGAGATCCGTCGCGACCATCCGGACATACTTTTTCATCAATCGGGCGGCTGCTGCGACGGCTCGTCGCCCATGTGCTATCCGGCAGACGACTACATCGTCGGCGACAACGATGTGAAGCTCGGGGAGATCGACGGCGTGCCGGTCTATATCAGCGCCAGTCAATTTGATGTCTGGAAGCACACCCAAGTCATCATCGATGTCGTGCCGGGCAGGGGCGGGATGTTCTCTCTCGACAATGGTCGGGAGAAACGCTTCCTGACGCGATCACGCCTCTTCGGCGGTGAAGCTTGCGCTTTGCCGCCGCGGGGCTGA
- a CDS encoding isocitrate lyase/PEP mutase family protein, whose translation MANQTSKHQAFRALHARPGAFVIPNPWDAGSARILAALGFEALATTSAGFAFSIGRRDSAAALSREAVLQNARSIVGATDLPVSADLEDGFGADPECCAVTISLAAEVGLVGGSIEDATGDPADPVFEFNLAVERVAAAAEEARKHPFILTARAENFLHGRLDLDDTVRRLLAFEEAGADVLYAPGLPSLEAIRTVCSSVNRPVNVVMGLAGQTFTVKQLQELGVKRISVGGSFARAALAGLMRAAREVKEHGTFTYSRDAMPAGEAASYMLDVKR comes from the coding sequence ATGGCGAACCAGACGAGCAAGCATCAGGCATTCCGCGCATTGCATGCGCGTCCGGGGGCTTTTGTGATCCCCAATCCGTGGGATGCCGGTTCTGCGCGCATTCTCGCGGCGCTGGGTTTTGAGGCCTTGGCTACGACGAGTGCTGGATTTGCCTTTTCCATCGGGCGGAGAGATTCCGCGGCGGCTCTTTCGCGTGAGGCTGTTTTGCAGAATGCCCGGAGTATCGTTGGAGCAACCGATTTACCTGTTTCCGCCGATTTGGAGGACGGCTTCGGTGCGGATCCCGAGTGTTGTGCCGTAACGATTTCCTTAGCGGCGGAGGTTGGTCTTGTCGGGGGTTCGATTGAAGACGCCACTGGCGACCCCGCCGATCCCGTCTTCGAGTTTAATTTAGCCGTGGAACGCGTTGCCGCCGCGGCAGAAGAGGCCCGCAAGCACCCCTTCATTTTGACCGCCCGGGCAGAGAATTTCTTGCATGGGCGGCTCGATTTGGACGACACGGTCCGGCGTCTTCTTGCATTCGAAGAGGCCGGGGCGGATGTCCTTTACGCCCCGGGGTTGCCAAGTCTCGAAGCAATCCGGACGGTCTGCTCTTCGGTCAATCGACCGGTCAACGTCGTTATGGGGCTCGCCGGGCAAACTTTTACGGTCAAACAACTGCAGGAACTGGGTGTAAAGCGCATCAGTGTCGGTGGCTCCTTTGCGCGGGCGGCCCTTGCAGGGCTCATGCGCGCGGCACGGGAAGTCAAGGAGCACGGCACCTTCACATATTCCAGGGACGCAATGCCTGCCGGAGAGGCCGCGTCCTATATGCTGGACGTAAAAAGATAA
- the lgt gene encoding prolipoprotein diacylglyceryl transferase encodes METIATRLAILPFPEIDPVIFTIGPLAVHWYGLAYVAGILLGWLYARRIIQNQALWRDSTPALNATQLDDFLLWAAAGIVLGGRVGYILFYDLGSVLQNPIRAIEIWNGGMSFHGGLLGTTLAIIIFARRNAIPIWSLLDVVAAVVPIGLFFGRVANFINGELWGRLSSMPWAIVFPTGGPFPRHPSQLYEAALEGILLLSVLAYLVFRRKALKTPGLICGIFVCGYAASRIFVEFFREPDAQIGYLAGGWLTMGMLLSLPMALAGIWAIARARRAAAAAA; translated from the coding sequence TTGGAAACAATCGCGACCCGCCTCGCCATCCTCCCCTTCCCCGAAATCGACCCCGTCATCTTCACGATCGGGCCGCTCGCCGTGCACTGGTATGGTTTGGCCTATGTCGCCGGCATCCTCCTCGGCTGGCTCTACGCCCGGCGCATCATTCAGAACCAGGCGCTCTGGCGCGACAGCACGCCCGCGCTCAACGCAACGCAGCTCGACGATTTCCTGCTCTGGGCGGCGGCGGGCATCGTGCTCGGCGGACGCGTCGGCTATATTCTCTTCTACGATCTCGGCTCGGTCCTGCAAAATCCGATCCGGGCGATCGAGATCTGGAACGGCGGCATGTCATTTCATGGGGGTCTTCTCGGGACGACGCTGGCGATCATCATCTTCGCCCGGAGGAACGCCATTCCGATTTGGAGCCTGCTCGATGTCGTGGCCGCCGTCGTGCCGATCGGCCTCTTCTTCGGCCGCGTCGCCAATTTCATCAACGGCGAGCTCTGGGGCAGACTGTCTTCGATGCCGTGGGCAATCGTCTTTCCGACCGGAGGACCTTTCCCCCGCCACCCGAGCCAGCTTTACGAGGCGGCGCTCGAGGGTATTCTGCTGCTCTCGGTCCTCGCTTATCTCGTATTTCGCCGCAAGGCGTTGAAGACGCCGGGCCTGATCTGCGGCATATTCGTGTGCGGCTACGCCGCCAGCCGCATTTTCGTCGAATTCTTCCGCGAACCGGACGCGCAGATCGGCTATCTGGCGGGTGGCTGGCTGACCATGGGCATGCTGCTTTCCTTGCCGATGGCGCTCGCTGGCATATGGGCCATTGCCAGGGCGCGCCGGGCCGCAGCAGCCGCCGCTTAA
- the adh gene encoding aldehyde dehydrogenase → MLHQKIVENPYKQKYGNFIGGDWREPVAGRYFENTTPITGGTLCQIARSDAADVELALDAAHSAREKWARTSTTERSNILMKIAARMEDNLELLARAETWDNGKPIRETMAADIPLAIDHFRYFAACIRAQEGSIGEIDHDTVAYHFHEPLGVVGQIIPWNFPILMAAWKLAPALAAGNCVVLKPAEQTPASILVWVELVGDLLPPGVLNIVNGFGLEAGKPLATSPRIAKIAFTGETTTGRLIMQYASQNLIPVTLELGGKSPNIFFADVLNEDDDYFDKALEGFAMFALNQGEVCTCPSRALIQESIYDRFMERAVKRVEAIRQGNPLDQATMIGAQASGEQLEKILAYIDIGKQEGAEVLTGGSRNVLEGDLAGGYYVKPTVFRGHNRMRIFQEEIFGPVVSVTTFRTEAEALKIANDTLYGLGAGVWSRDANRCYRFGREIQAGRVWTNCYHAYPAHAAFGGYKQSGIGRETHKMMLDHYQQTKNMLVSYSPKALGFF, encoded by the coding sequence ATGTTGCACCAGAAGATCGTCGAGAACCCCTATAAGCAAAAATACGGAAACTTCATCGGCGGCGACTGGCGCGAGCCCGTCGCCGGCCGCTACTTCGAGAACACTACACCGATTACCGGCGGCACCCTTTGCCAGATCGCCCGCTCGGATGCGGCCGATGTCGAGCTCGCGCTCGATGCGGCCCATTCCGCCCGGGAGAAATGGGCGCGGACCTCGACGACGGAGCGTTCGAACATCCTGATGAAGATTGCCGCCCGTATGGAGGACAATCTCGAGCTCCTGGCGCGGGCAGAGACCTGGGATAACGGCAAGCCGATCCGCGAGACGATGGCTGCCGACATTCCGCTGGCGATCGACCACTTCCGCTATTTCGCCGCCTGCATCCGGGCGCAGGAAGGTTCGATAGGCGAGATCGATCACGATACGGTCGCCTATCATTTCCACGAACCGCTCGGCGTCGTCGGCCAGATTATTCCCTGGAACTTCCCGATCCTGATGGCCGCCTGGAAGCTTGCGCCGGCTCTTGCTGCAGGAAACTGCGTCGTACTGAAGCCCGCCGAGCAGACACCGGCCTCCATCCTCGTTTGGGTCGAACTCGTGGGCGACCTCCTGCCGCCGGGCGTGCTCAACATCGTCAACGGCTTCGGCCTCGAAGCCGGTAAGCCGCTGGCGACCAGTCCGCGCATCGCCAAGATCGCCTTCACCGGCGAGACGACGACCGGGCGGCTGATCATGCAATATGCGAGCCAGAACCTCATCCCGGTGACGCTTGAGCTTGGCGGCAAGTCGCCGAACATCTTCTTCGCGGACGTGCTCAATGAGGACGACGACTATTTCGACAAGGCGCTCGAAGGTTTTGCCATGTTCGCGCTCAACCAGGGTGAGGTCTGCACCTGCCCGAGCCGCGCGCTCATCCAGGAAAGCATCTATGATCGTTTCATGGAGCGGGCGGTAAAGCGGGTAGAGGCGATCCGTCAGGGCAATCCGCTCGACCAGGCGACGATGATCGGAGCGCAGGCCTCAGGCGAACAGCTCGAAAAGATCCTCGCCTATATCGACATCGGCAAACAGGAAGGCGCCGAGGTGCTGACCGGCGGCAGCCGCAATGTACTCGAAGGCGACCTTGCCGGTGGCTACTACGTCAAGCCCACCGTGTTCCGCGGGCACAACAGGATGCGCATCTTCCAGGAAGAGATCTTCGGGCCGGTCGTGTCGGTGACGACCTTCAGGACCGAGGCCGAGGCGCTGAAGATTGCCAATGATACGCTTTACGGCCTCGGCGCCGGTGTGTGGAGCCGTGACGCAAACCGCTGCTACCGCTTCGGGCGCGAGATCCAGGCGGGCCGCGTTTGGACCAATTGCTACCATGCCTATCCGGCGCACGCCGCCTTCGGCGGCTACAAGCAATCCGGCATCGGCCGCGAGACACACAAGATGATGCTCGACCACTACCAACAGACCAAGAACATGCTGGTGAGCTACAGCCCGAAAGCGCTCGGCTTCTTCTGA
- a CDS encoding ribose-phosphate pyrophosphokinase, which translates to MKVFAGNSNRLLAEAICNYLNLPLGKATVRRFADQEIFVEIGENVRGEDVFIVQSTSFPTNDHLMELLIMIDAVRRSSARRITAVLPYFGYARQDRKPGPRTPISAKLVANLITRAGADRVLTLDLHAGQIQGFFDIPTDNLYAVPILARDVKENYDLKNVMVVSPDVGGVVRARALAKRLDCLLAIVDKRRDRPGESEVMNVIGDVHGKDCLLIDDIVDSGGTLCNAAEALLKNGATSVTAYITHGVLSGGAVARVTSSMLKELVITDSIQPTTAVQSAHNVRVISTAGLIGEAISRTSQEESVSSLFD; encoded by the coding sequence ATGAAGGTTTTCGCAGGCAATTCGAACCGGCTGCTGGCCGAAGCGATCTGCAACTATCTCAACCTGCCCCTCGGCAAAGCCACGGTGAGACGCTTCGCCGATCAGGAAATCTTCGTCGAGATCGGCGAAAACGTTCGCGGCGAGGACGTCTTCATCGTCCAGTCCACCTCGTTCCCGACCAACGATCATCTGATGGAACTGCTCATCATGATCGATGCGGTACGCCGCTCCTCCGCCCGCCGCATCACCGCCGTGCTTCCCTATTTCGGCTATGCCCGGCAGGACCGCAAACCGGGCCCCCGCACGCCGATCTCGGCCAAGCTGGTCGCCAACCTCATTACCAGAGCCGGCGCCGACCGCGTCCTCACCCTTGATCTTCATGCCGGCCAGATCCAGGGCTTCTTCGACATCCCGACCGACAATCTCTACGCCGTTCCTATCCTGGCGCGCGATGTCAAGGAGAACTACGACTTGAAGAACGTCATGGTCGTCTCGCCGGACGTCGGCGGCGTCGTGCGCGCCCGAGCCCTCGCCAAGCGACTCGACTGTCTGCTCGCAATCGTCGACAAGCGCCGTGATCGTCCGGGTGAATCGGAAGTCATGAACGTCATCGGCGACGTTCACGGCAAGGATTGCCTCCTCATCGACGACATCGTCGATTCCGGAGGCACCCTCTGCAACGCCGCTGAAGCGCTCCTCAAGAACGGCGCCACCAGCGTCACCGCCTACATCACCCATGGCGTTCTGTCCGGCGGCGCGGTCGCCCGCGTCACCTCCTCGATGCTGAAGGAACTGGTCATCACCGATTCGATCCAGCCGACGACGGCGGTGCAATCGGCGCACAACGTCCGGGTGATCTCGACCGCAGGCCTCATCGGCGAAGCGATCAGCCGCACCAGCCAGGAAGAATCGGTTTCGAGCCTGTTCGACTGA
- a CDS encoding aldo/keto reductase — MQYATLGNTGLVVSRLAFGAMTFTAGDRSIGAVYKTDAEAADALVRRALDAGINFFDTADAYASGQSERILGEALRKRRDEVVIATKVGFRTGMPLTQAGLSRRHILWSVEQSLKRLGTDWIDVYIAHKEDPYTPLEETLSALDEVVRSGKVRYIGFSNWSAWKVAAALEIQKAGGLAHFTHGQMHYSLVGRDVERDVIPMMQRYGLGLTVWSPLASGFLSGKYTRENLGDPDNRYSGFDILPFDKEQGFRLVERMRTVADAHGASVAQVAIAWLLAKEAVTSVLLGASKPHQLEDNLGAVGLGLMESEISTLDAETVLASVYPNWFIDNLADQPLAQALAGKRQ; from the coding sequence ATGCAGTACGCAACGCTCGGGAATACTGGTCTGGTGGTTTCGCGCCTCGCCTTCGGCGCAATGACATTCACCGCGGGAGACCGCAGTATCGGCGCCGTCTACAAGACGGATGCGGAAGCTGCCGATGCGCTTGTCCGGCGGGCACTCGACGCCGGCATCAACTTTTTCGATACGGCTGATGCCTACGCGTCCGGTCAATCGGAGCGGATCCTCGGGGAGGCGCTGAGGAAGCGTCGCGACGAGGTGGTGATCGCCACCAAGGTCGGTTTTCGCACCGGCATGCCACTTACGCAGGCGGGGCTCTCCCGTCGTCATATCCTGTGGTCGGTCGAGCAGAGCCTCAAGCGTCTCGGCACCGACTGGATCGATGTCTACATCGCCCACAAGGAGGATCCTTATACGCCACTCGAGGAAACCTTGTCGGCGCTGGATGAGGTCGTGCGTTCCGGCAAGGTGCGCTATATCGGCTTTTCGAATTGGTCGGCCTGGAAAGTGGCGGCAGCACTCGAGATCCAGAAGGCGGGCGGTCTCGCGCACTTCACTCATGGCCAAATGCATTATTCGTTGGTCGGTCGCGATGTCGAGCGCGACGTGATCCCGATGATGCAGCGCTACGGGTTGGGGCTCACCGTCTGGAGCCCGCTCGCCTCCGGCTTCCTCTCCGGCAAATATACCCGCGAAAATCTCGGCGATCCGGACAACCGCTATTCGGGTTTTGACATTCTGCCCTTCGACAAGGAACAGGGCTTCCGTCTCGTCGAGCGCATGCGCACGGTCGCCGATGCGCACGGGGCGAGCGTGGCGCAGGTGGCGATTGCCTGGCTGCTGGCAAAGGAGGCGGTGACGAGCGTGTTGCTTGGCGCCTCCAAGCCGCATCAGCTCGAAGACAATCTTGGCGCAGTGGGACTCGGGTTGATGGAGAGCGAGATTTCGACGCTCGATGCCGAGACCGTGCTTGCGTCGGTCTACCCGAACTGGTTCATCGACAATCTCGCCGATCAGCCGCTGGCGCAGGCTCTTGCCGGTAAGCGGCAATAG
- a CDS encoding helix-turn-helix domain-containing protein, protein MPAAVDHSEHVYRIAHQPSAAVSSPVAASWRRCMTLHGLAPEESRSPWRLTESEFHQARERSGALISEAASELDRLFAAVGKAGCCLLLTDDKGVALERRGATGDDADFRGVGLWSGTVWSEASVGTNGIGTALADERAVVIQRDQHFLSRNIGLSCATAPIRDETGRLAAAIDVSTCRDDTSEATLSILSQAVRDAAGRIEANLFRRAFGGARIVLVPVDRPGPALLAVDRDDLVLGATRAARQWLGLDDKRIAGGVPASDLLQEEAAGDGGELPDAERAVLRRVLSRANGNVSKAADLLGISRATLYRKMKRLSLS, encoded by the coding sequence ATGCCAGCAGCAGTGGACCATTCGGAACACGTCTACCGGATCGCGCATCAGCCCTCGGCCGCCGTCAGCTCGCCGGTCGCTGCCTCCTGGCGACGCTGCATGACCCTTCACGGGCTGGCACCGGAGGAATCACGCTCGCCTTGGCGACTGACGGAGAGCGAATTTCACCAGGCACGGGAACGCTCGGGCGCTTTGATCTCGGAAGCCGCGAGCGAGCTTGACCGGCTCTTCGCCGCCGTCGGCAAGGCCGGATGCTGCCTCCTCCTGACCGACGACAAAGGAGTTGCGCTCGAGCGCCGCGGCGCGACCGGCGACGATGCGGATTTTCGCGGCGTCGGCCTCTGGTCGGGCACGGTATGGAGCGAAGCAAGCGTTGGCACCAATGGCATCGGCACGGCGCTCGCCGACGAGCGCGCCGTCGTCATCCAACGCGACCAGCATTTCCTGAGCCGCAATATCGGGCTCAGTTGCGCGACGGCCCCGATCCGCGATGAAACCGGGCGCCTTGCTGCTGCGATCGACGTTTCCACCTGCCGCGACGACACATCGGAGGCAACGCTTTCTATTCTTTCCCAGGCCGTTCGTGACGCCGCCGGCCGTATCGAGGCCAACCTGTTCCGGCGCGCCTTCGGCGGCGCACGCATCGTGCTCGTTCCGGTCGACCGGCCGGGCCCGGCGCTGCTCGCGGTCGACCGCGACGATCTCGTTCTCGGCGCCACGCGAGCCGCGCGGCAATGGCTCGGCCTCGACGACAAGCGCATTGCCGGCGGCGTTCCTGCTTCCGACCTCCTTCAGGAAGAGGCCGCAGGAGACGGAGGCGAGTTGCCCGACGCAGAGCGGGCGGTCCTGCGCCGCGTCCTGTCACGCGCCAACGGCAATGTTTCGAAGGCGGCCGATCTTCTCGGCATCAGCCGTGCGACGCTCTACCGCAAGATGAAGCGGCTTTCGCTCAGCTGA
- a CDS encoding class I SAM-dependent methyltransferase yields the protein MTNPLADKIKALIKANGPISVTDYFSLCLADPQHGYYHAREPFGRAGDFITAPEISQLFGEMIGIFLLHAWQQHGSPEHVIVAEIGPGRGTMISDMLRVIRRLAPDLYRSAEVHLVETSERLQQVQAETLAEHDGKVHWHASFDTLPPGFLLLAANELFDAIPIRQFVRTAEGFRERVVGLDADDQLSFGVGVAGIDPSLLPSPAQSVAEGTIFEIAPARDAVMAALCERLRTSGGTAIIIDYGHLSTGYGETLQAVREHRYDPPLANPGRADLTSHVDFEQLASRAKAEGLQVNGLARQGDFLVGLGLLQRAAALGRGKDEATQENIRADVERLAGAGAGKMGELFKVLVVSSPEVALAPFRKKAP from the coding sequence ATGACGAATCCTCTCGCGGACAAGATCAAGGCGCTGATCAAGGCCAATGGGCCGATCAGCGTCACCGACTATTTTTCCCTTTGCCTCGCCGACCCACAGCACGGCTACTACCACGCACGCGAACCCTTCGGCCGGGCCGGCGATTTCATCACCGCGCCGGAAATCAGCCAGCTCTTCGGCGAAATGATCGGCATTTTCCTGCTGCACGCGTGGCAGCAGCACGGCTCGCCCGAGCATGTGATCGTCGCCGAAATCGGCCCTGGCCGCGGCACGATGATCTCGGACATGCTGCGCGTCATTCGCCGCCTGGCGCCAGACCTCTACCGCTCGGCAGAGGTGCACCTGGTGGAAACCAGCGAACGGCTGCAGCAAGTCCAGGCAGAGACCCTTGCAGAACATGACGGCAAGGTGCACTGGCACGCAAGTTTCGATACCCTGCCCCCAGGTTTTTTGCTCTTGGCGGCAAACGAGCTTTTCGACGCGATTCCGATCCGCCAGTTCGTTCGCACCGCCGAGGGCTTCCGCGAGCGCGTGGTGGGGCTCGATGCCGACGATCAATTGAGTTTTGGCGTCGGCGTCGCCGGCATCGATCCCTCACTTCTGCCCTCGCCGGCGCAATCGGTCGCGGAGGGCACGATCTTCGAGATCGCCCCGGCGCGCGACGCGGTAATGGCCGCTCTTTGCGAACGTCTTCGGACGAGCGGCGGCACGGCGATCATCATCGATTACGGGCATCTCTCGACCGGCTACGGCGAGACGCTTCAGGCCGTCCGCGAGCACCGCTACGACCCGCCGCTCGCAAATCCCGGCCGGGCGGACCTGACAAGCCACGTCGATTTCGAGCAACTGGCAAGCCGGGCCAAGGCGGAAGGCCTGCAGGTCAACGGCCTTGCCCGTCAAGGCGACTTCCTCGTCGGCCTCGGCCTTCTGCAACGCGCCGCAGCCCTCGGTCGCGGCAAGGATGAAGCGACTCAGGAAAACATCCGCGCCGATGTCGAGCGGCTCGCAGGCGCCGGCGCCGGAAAGATGGGCGAGCTGTTCAAGGTGCTGGTTGTCAGCAGCCCCGAAGTGGCTTTGGCGCCGTTTCGAAAAAAGGCGCCATAG
- a CDS encoding M24 family metallopeptidase, translated as MALHFAEEEYAARLARLTAKMQEEKLDAMLLFAQESMYWLTGYDTFGYCFFQTLVVKKDGSMVLLTRSADLRQARHTSNIERIEIWVDRVNADPAMDLKNLLSELDLLGCRIGVEYDTHGMTGRTARLVDHQLSTFGELIDASLLVSRLRLIKSPAEIAHVEKAASLADAALEAALPLISPGGSEADILAAMQGAVFAGGGDYPANEFIIGSGADALLCRYKAGRRTLDPNDQLTLEWAGVSAHYHAAMMRTIVIGEPTNRHRELYSACRETIQAIEMVLRPGNTFGTVFDVHAKIMDERGLARHRLNACGYSLGARFSPSWMEHQMFHVGNPQEIEPDMSLFVHMIIMDSDTGTAMTLGQTYLTTADTPRALSRYGLDFISA; from the coding sequence ATGGCGCTTCACTTCGCCGAAGAGGAATATGCGGCCCGCCTCGCACGGCTCACGGCCAAGATGCAGGAGGAAAAGCTCGACGCCATGCTCCTCTTTGCGCAGGAGAGCATGTACTGGCTGACCGGATACGACACCTTCGGCTACTGCTTCTTCCAGACGCTGGTCGTCAAGAAGGACGGTTCCATGGTGCTGCTCACGCGCTCGGCCGACCTGCGCCAGGCGCGTCACACATCCAATATCGAGCGCATCGAAATCTGGGTGGATCGGGTGAATGCCGACCCGGCCATGGACCTCAAGAACCTGCTCAGCGAACTTGATCTTCTCGGCTGCCGCATCGGCGTCGAATACGACACTCATGGCATGACCGGCCGAACGGCGCGCCTTGTCGACCATCAGCTCTCCACCTTCGGCGAACTCATCGACGCATCGCTGCTCGTAAGCCGCCTTCGTTTGATCAAGAGCCCGGCGGAAATCGCCCATGTCGAAAAGGCGGCGAGCCTTGCCGACGCGGCGCTGGAGGCCGCACTACCGCTGATCAGTCCTGGCGGCAGCGAGGCCGATATTCTCGCGGCCATGCAGGGCGCGGTCTTTGCCGGCGGAGGCGACTATCCGGCCAACGAATTCATCATCGGCTCCGGCGCGGACGCCCTGCTCTGCCGCTACAAGGCGGGCCGGCGCACGCTCGATCCCAACGACCAGCTGACGCTGGAGTGGGCCGGCGTCAGCGCCCATTATCATGCGGCGATGATGCGCACGATCGTGATCGGCGAGCCCACCAACCGCCATCGAGAACTCTACAGCGCCTGCCGCGAGACGATCCAGGCGATCGAAATGGTGCTTCGACCCGGCAACACCTTCGGCACGGTTTTTGACGTTCACGCCAAGATCATGGACGAACGCGGCCTCGCCCGCCACCGTTTGAATGCCTGCGGCTATTCACTTGGCGCGCGCTTCTCGCCGTCCTGGATGGAGCATCAGATGTTCCATGTTGGAAATCCGCAGGAGATCGAGCCCGACATGTCGCTCTTCGTGCACATGATCATCATGGACTCGGACACCGGAACGGCCATGACGCTCGGCCAGACCTATCTCACGACGGCCGATACGCCGCGGGCGCTCTCACGCTACGGACTGGACTTCATTTCTGCGTAA
- the pgeF gene encoding peptidoglycan editing factor PgeF, with protein MQDDASLSPVQSPLFGAKVGPAIAHGYFTREGGVSEGIYRGLNVGLGSNDDRERVSENRARVARWFHAEPRRLATVHQVHSPDAVVVDGSYDGSRPDADALVTATPGIVLGVLSADCGPVLFADPEAGVIGAAHAGWKGTLDGILESTIEAMISIGAHRERIIACLGPSISRQHYEVGAEFVDRFLAADDSYASFFSPSGRNGHAMFDLPGLTTRRLAEAGVAAENLDICTYANEERFFSYRRTTHRREPDYGRQISAICIREV; from the coding sequence ATGCAGGACGATGCCTCGCTTTCCCCTGTGCAGAGCCCGCTCTTCGGTGCCAAGGTGGGCCCAGCGATTGCGCATGGCTATTTTACCCGCGAGGGTGGCGTGTCGGAGGGCATCTATCGCGGCCTGAATGTCGGCCTCGGCTCCAATGACGACCGGGAACGCGTCAGCGAAAACCGTGCCCGGGTCGCCCGCTGGTTCCATGCCGAGCCGCGGCGCCTCGCCACCGTGCATCAGGTTCATTCGCCGGACGCGGTCGTCGTGGACGGCAGCTATGACGGCTCGCGGCCGGACGCCGACGCACTGGTAACCGCGACGCCCGGCATCGTCCTTGGCGTCCTTTCCGCAGACTGCGGGCCGGTCCTTTTCGCCGATCCGGAAGCAGGCGTGATCGGCGCCGCCCATGCCGGATGGAAGGGAACACTCGACGGCATCCTCGAAAGCACGATCGAGGCGATGATTTCGATCGGGGCACACCGCGAGCGGATCATCGCCTGCCTCGGCCCCTCGATCAGCCGGCAGCACTACGAGGTCGGCGCCGAATTCGTCGATCGCTTCCTCGCGGCCGACGACAGCTACGCGTCGTTCTTCAGTCCGTCCGGACGAAACGGCCATGCTATGTTCGATCTGCCGGGCCTTACAACCCGGCGGCTGGCTGAGGCAGGGGTGGCGGCGGAAAATCTCGACATCTGCACCTATGCGAACGAGGAACGCTTCTTCTCCTACCGCCGCACCACGCACAGGCGGGAACCCGACTACGGCCGGCAGATATCCGCGATTTGCATACGGGAGGTTTGA